The proteins below are encoded in one region of Candidatus Rokuibacteriota bacterium:
- a CDS encoding transcriptional regulator, with protein sequence FTPYMYAMSVMHCMTVSLAAGGAGLGTAWGEQTARRMLGEAGFKSVEVVEAPGPQNSIYICRT encoded by the coding sequence TTCACGCCCTACATGTACGCGATGAGCGTGATGCACTGCATGACGGTCTCGCTGGCGGCGGGCGGCGCAGGCCTCGGCACCGCGTGGGGTGAACAAACGGCGCGGCGGATGCTCGGGGAGGCGGGATTCAAGAGCGTCGAGGTCGTCGAGGCCCCGGGGCCCCAGAACAGCATCTACATCTGCCGCACCTAG